Proteins from a single region of Buchnera aphidicola (Cinara curvipes):
- the mfd gene encoding transcription-repair coupling factor, whose product MKKKIEKKIEKNNFSKLILKKKIFQKNQLVIHIKYGIGKYIGLSTLNNKGIITEYFVIMYANQVKLYVPVTSLNLITSYIHPNILDVSLNTLGNKKWLTECKKIKKKIYDTAVQLINTKSHRSLKKGFSFKKNSFKYKNFCDQCLYAITDDQKKSVKEIIHDMKKPTPMDRLLCGDVGFGKTEVAMRAAFIALDNNKQVALLVPTTLLAQQHYDTFKNRFSEYKYKIDTYSRFTSSKKEKLIKKKIKQGLINILIGTHKILSKYLIWKNLGLLIIDEEHRFGVHHKEKIKELYINIDVLTLTATPIPRTLNMSCLGIRDMSIISTPPKKRLKIKTYVNYFNPQTIRKVILKELNRGGQVYYIYNMIKNIEEKKQYLSSLIPEAKIQISHGKIHSNDLYKIMYDFLNKKFDILLCTTIIDTGINISNVNTMIIEHADKFGLSQLHQLRGRIGRSEKQAYAFFFISNKTKINKKAEKRLNLIESFTTLGSGFTLSTYDSEIRGVGELLGENQSGHINTIGIKLYKKFLNQAIHLILKNKNKTPFKELSSQYTSVDLKLNVSAILPENYINNINTRLMYYKKLSCIKKNKELKKIKNEINNLFGKLPRYVKNLFLLTKIKILSERIGIKKIQFHIKKICIVFCKKNILNTNWLYREIIKKPKRWKILKNKLYFYKLFINDKDLLIWIKNFLQLIIEKRD is encoded by the coding sequence ATGAAAAAAAAAATAGAAAAAAAAATAGAAAAAAATAATTTTTCTAAATTAATTTTAAAAAAAAAAATATTTCAAAAAAATCAATTAGTTATACATATAAAATATGGTATTGGAAAATATATTGGTTTATCTACTTTAAATAATAAAGGTATTATAACAGAATATTTTGTAATAATGTACGCTAATCAAGTTAAATTATATGTACCTGTAACATCTTTGAATTTAATTACTTCATATATTCATCCAAATATTTTAGATGTTTCTCTGAATACTTTAGGTAATAAAAAATGGTTAACAGAATGTAAAAAAATAAAAAAAAAGATTTATGATACAGCAGTTCAATTAATCAATACAAAATCTCATAGATCTTTAAAAAAAGGATTTTCTTTTAAAAAAAATTCTTTTAAATATAAAAATTTTTGTGATCAATGTTTATATGCAATAACTGATGATCAAAAAAAATCTGTTAAAGAAATTATCCATGATATGAAAAAACCAACTCCAATGGATCGGCTATTATGCGGAGATGTAGGTTTTGGTAAAACAGAAGTAGCTATGAGAGCAGCTTTTATAGCTTTAGATAATAATAAACAAGTTGCTTTATTAGTTCCTACTACACTATTAGCACAACAACATTATGATACTTTTAAAAATAGATTTTCTGAATATAAATATAAAATTGATACATATTCTCGTTTTACATCAAGTAAAAAAGAAAAATTAATAAAAAAAAAAATAAAACAAGGATTAATAAATATTTTAATTGGTACTCATAAAATTTTATCAAAATATTTAATTTGGAAAAATTTAGGATTACTTATTATTGATGAAGAACATCGTTTTGGTGTACATCATAAAGAAAAAATAAAAGAACTGTATATTAATATAGATGTATTAACTTTAACTGCAACTCCTATTCCCAGAACACTCAATATGTCTTGTTTAGGTATTAGGGACATGTCTATTATATCTACACCTCCAAAAAAACGTTTAAAAATAAAGACTTATGTAAATTATTTTAATCCTCAAACTATTAGAAAAGTTATTTTAAAAGAATTAAATCGAGGGGGACAAGTATATTACATATATAATATGATTAAGAATATAGAAGAAAAAAAACAATATTTATCTAGTTTAATACCAGAAGCAAAAATCCAGATTAGTCATGGAAAAATTCATAGTAATGATTTATACAAAATTATGTATGATTTTTTAAATAAAAAATTTGATATATTATTATGTACTACTATTATAGATACTGGTATTAATATTAGTAATGTAAATACTATGATTATAGAACATGCTGATAAGTTTGGATTATCACAATTACACCAGTTACGTGGTCGTATCGGTAGATCTGAAAAGCAAGCATATGCATTTTTTTTTATATCAAATAAAACAAAAATTAATAAAAAGGCAGAAAAAAGATTAAATCTTATAGAATCTTTTACAACTTTAGGATCTGGTTTTACATTATCTACGTATGATTCAGAAATTAGAGGAGTTGGTGAATTATTAGGAGAAAATCAAAGTGGTCATATAAATACTATCGGAATTAAATTATATAAAAAATTTTTAAATCAAGCTATTCATTTAATTCTAAAAAATAAAAATAAAACTCCATTTAAAGAATTAAGTTCTCAATATACTTCTGTAGATTTAAAATTAAATGTATCCGCAATTTTACCTGAAAATTATATTAATAATATTAATACTAGGTTAATGTATTATAAAAAACTTTCATGTATAAAAAAAAATAAAGAATTGAAAAAAATAAAAAATGAAATAAATAACTTATTTGGTAAATTACCAAGATATGTAAAAAATTTATTTTTATTAACAAAAATTAAAATTCTTTCTGAAAGAATTGGAATTAAAAAAATTCAATTTCATATTAAAAAAATATGTATAGTATTTTGTAAAAAAAATATTTTAAATACTAATTGGTTATATAGAGAAATTATAAAAAAACCTAAAAGATGGAAAATATTAAAAAATAAACTATATTTTTATAAATTATTTATAAATGATAAAGATTTATTAATTTGGATTAAAAATTTTTTACAGTTAATTATAGAAAAAAGAGATTAG
- the gap gene encoding type I glyceraldehyde-3-phosphate dehydrogenase, with translation MIYMKIKIAINGFGRIGRMIFRIAQSKPNIEVVAINDLSDAKYIAYMLKFDSTHGLFKGSIKEKDNLLIINDKKIHIFSEKKPENIDWKSLNIDVVIESTGIFLTTESAFKHIISGAKKVVLTGPSKDDTPMFVKGVNFSKYNGQKIVSNASCTTNCLAPLAKIINDEFEIIEGLMTTVHATTATQKTVDGVSLKDWRGGRSALQNIIPASTGAAKAVGKILPELNNKITGIAFRVPVANVSVVDFTVRVNKKVKYRDICSIIKLASETYMKDIIGYTNEEVVSSDFNGSHLTSIFDEKAGLSLNNNFFKLISWYDNEVGYSNKVLDLAEWISS, from the coding sequence ATAATTTATATGAAAATTAAAATTGCTATAAATGGTTTTGGTCGTATTGGTCGAATGATTTTTAGAATTGCGCAAAGTAAACCAAATATAGAAGTTGTTGCAATAAATGACTTATCAGATGCAAAATATATAGCATATATGTTGAAATTTGATTCAACTCATGGTTTATTTAAAGGTTCTATTAAAGAAAAAGATAATTTATTAATTATAAATGATAAAAAAATTCATATCTTTTCAGAAAAAAAACCTGAAAACATTGATTGGAAATCTCTAAATATTGATGTTGTTATTGAATCAACTGGTATATTTTTAACAACCGAATCTGCTTTTAAACATATAATTTCTGGAGCAAAGAAAGTTGTATTAACAGGACCTTCAAAAGACGATACACCTATGTTTGTAAAAGGAGTTAATTTTAGTAAATACAATGGACAAAAAATTGTTTCAAATGCATCTTGTACAACAAATTGTTTAGCGCCCCTAGCAAAAATTATAAATGATGAATTTGAAATTATTGAAGGATTAATGACTACTGTACATGCTACAACAGCAACTCAAAAAACTGTAGATGGAGTATCATTAAAAGATTGGAGAGGTGGAAGAAGTGCATTACAAAATATCATACCAGCTTCTACTGGAGCAGCAAAAGCAGTTGGTAAAATACTTCCTGAATTAAATAATAAAATTACTGGAATTGCATTTAGAGTGCCAGTTGCTAATGTATCTGTAGTAGATTTCACCGTAAGAGTTAATAAAAAAGTAAAATACAGAGATATATGTTCTATTATTAAACTTGCTTCTGAAACATACATGAAAGATATTATCGGTTATACAAATGAAGAAGTAGTATCTAGCGATTTCAACGGATCACATTTAACATCAATATTTGATGAAAAAGCTGGTTTATCACTAAATAATAATTTTTTTAAGTTAATATCATGGTATGATAATGAAGTAGGTTATTCTAATAAAGTTCTAGACTTAGCGGAGTGGATTTCATCATGA